In Macadamia integrifolia cultivar HAES 741 chromosome 12, SCU_Mint_v3, whole genome shotgun sequence, the following are encoded in one genomic region:
- the LOC122058249 gene encoding DDB1- and CUL4-associated factor 8, with protein MEASSKVSRSGFAEIRRREIGLSQPRSFAYRIGGSEALVKRVQLYGKLEGHGGCVNSVQFNSAGDLLVSGSDDKHVIFWNWAAKTKKFKYSSGHSDNIFQTRIMPFTDDRTIITSAGDGQVRLGQVLENGKVDTKCLGKHQGRIYKLAVEPGSPHIFYSCGEDGFIQHFDLRTHCATKLLCCSPFPQTNKTNRSIRLNSIVIDPRNPNYFAVGGSNEYARVYDIRNCQLDSSSNADRPVNTFCPRHLINSENVHITALAYSNKSELLVSYNDELVYLFQKNMGMGPDPSSIPTEDLGKLDEPQVYKGHRNSQTVKGVSFFGPNDEYVLSGSDCGHIFIWRKKGGELLRLMEGDRHIVNHLEPHPHVPVLATSGIEKNVKLWAPIASNSIPLPGNAAEIMESNRQGREDRSRITLTPDVIMHVLRLQRRQTLAYFERRFPGADLESDEEDEGGVAYVLGLSDGDASSEEGITGNSRECNIS; from the exons ATGGAGGCTAGTTCTAAAGTATCTCGAAGTGGGTTTGCGGAGATTAGGCGGAGGGAGATTGGTTTATCCCAACCTAGAAGCTTTGCTTATCGAATCGGTGGTTCAGAG GCTCTGGTGAAACGGGTTCAGCTTTACGGGAAGCTAGAGGGTCATGGAGGTTGTGTAAATTCTGTGCAATTCAACTCTGCTGGTGACCTTCTAGTGTCAGGCTCGGATGACAAACATGTAATATTTTGGAACTGGGCAGCCAAAACTAAAAAGTTCAAGTACTCTTCTGGCCATTCAGACAACATATTCCAGACTAGAATTATGCCTTTTACAGATGATAGAACAATAATAACCTCCGCAGGTGATGGCCAG GTCAGGCTGGGCCAGGTCCTAGAGAATGGCAAGGTTGATACAAAATGTTTGGGGAAGCACCAGGGACGTATATACAAGCTTGCTGTAGAGCCAGGGAGTCCCCACATTTTTTACAGCTGTGGCGAGGATGGTTTCATACAGCAT TTTGACCTACGAACTCATTGTGCTACCAAGCTTTTATGTTGCTCTCCATTCCCACAAACCAATAAGACTAACAGAAGCATAAGGTTGAACTCAATTGTGATTGACCCACGAAATCCTAACTATTTTGCTGTGGGAGGATCCAATGAATATGCTCGTGTTTATGACATAAGGAACTGCCAACTGGATTCCTCAAGTAATGCAGATAGGCCAGTAAATACATTCTGTCCCCGTCACTTGATCAACTCTGAAAATGTTCACATCACTGCATTGGCTTATTCTAACAAGAGTGAGCTGCTTGTATCATACAATGATGAACTTGTCTACCTGTTTCAAAAGAACATGGGCATGGGTCCCGATCCGTCGTCTATCCCAACTGAAGATTTGGGGAAACTGGATGAACCACAGGTCTACAAAGGACATAGGAATTCACAAACAGTTAAAGGAGTGAGTTTCTTTGGCCCTAATGACGAGTATGTTTTGAGTGGGTCTGATTGTGGTCATATTTTCATctggaggaagaagggaggtgaaTTATTGCGTTTAATGGAAGGTGATCGGCACATAGTGAACCATCTTGAGCCCCATCCACATGTTCCTGTTCTAGCTACCAGTGGAATAGAAAAGAATGTAAAGCTCTGGGCTCCAATCGCCTCAAATTCTATTCCATTGCCTGGAAATGCGGCTGAG ATAATGGAGTCTAACAGACAAGGCAGAGAGGACCGTTCTCGGATTACACTTACTCCTGATGTTATAATGCATGTATTGAGGCTGCAGAGAAGGCAAACTTTGGCTTACTTTGAAAGGAGGTTCCCTGGGGCTGATCTTGAGAGCGATGAAGAAGATGAGGGTGGAGTGGCTTATGTTTTAGGATTGTCGGATGGCGATGCTTCTTCTGAGGAAGGTATTACTGGAAATTCCAGGGAGTGCAACATTAGCTAA